The bacterium genome window below encodes:
- a CDS encoding cytochrome c3 family protein — translation MTPAFARLACLLLVGILTFGVAVAQEIDDCLICHEDEELTKIRGDRVVSLYIDLGMFERSVHGREGMVCIDCHVDLDGLDDEHAEDLEPVACDMCHDDVAAIYDHSLHGRAVAAGNPDAPRCWDCHGAHDILPPSAVDSRVNRFNIPIMCGSCHKEGTKVARMYDIPQDSILTHYSQSIHGEGLFKRGLTITAVCIDCHTAHDVLPHTDPESTIFRGNVPRTCQKCHGRIEQVHQKVIAGELWEAEPHKVPVCIECHQPHEIRRVFYQEGMADRECLDCHGKPDLTIQRGGETLSLYVDHAETSGSAHVKVACAQCHTGATPSHARPCATVADSVDCSICHAEVVAEYSASTHGELLARGDPDAPTCLYCHGTHGMKKKQDPTSPTYVSKIAGLCGECHGVGGVAAERYEGDARGMVENYSASVHGRAVQDKGLVVAATCSDCHTAHSVRRQSDPASSIHRSNIVPTCSQCHEGIFEIFKTSIHFTGKGRDGFELPMCDDCHTSHEISNTKLNRFKLALVQHCAHCHEDITESYFETFHGKVVDLGFTATAKCQDCHGSHDILPKADPASTISRENIVATCAQCHEGSHQRFADFLPHATHHDREKYPFIFWTWRLMTTLLIGTFAFFGLHTLMWLPRSFMAMKHGREIRQQSKGRKEVERFSVVQRNLHILVIISFLSLAVTGMTLKFSYLPWARAISHFLGGFESAGLIHRIAAVVTFFYFGRHLADVHQRRRRSGLSWKDFLLGDNSMLPKKQDLIEFGQTFRWFVGAGPRPRYGRWTYWEKFDYFAVFWGVAMIGFTGLTLWFPEVFTRLLPGSFINIATIIHSDEALLATGFIFTVHFFNTHFRPDKFPMDPAIFTRRVPLEELKEDRPREYENLVVSGELEGLLVDPQPENRTKWFRIFGFTALAIGLTLIVLIIWAELIGYG, via the coding sequence ATGACTCCTGCCTTCGCCCGACTCGCCTGCCTGCTCCTGGTCGGGATCTTGACGTTCGGCGTGGCCGTGGCCCAGGAAATCGATGATTGCCTGATCTGCCACGAGGATGAGGAACTGACCAAGATTCGTGGCGATCGCGTGGTCTCCCTCTACATCGATCTCGGCATGTTCGAGCGCTCCGTGCACGGCCGCGAAGGCATGGTCTGCATCGACTGCCACGTCGATCTGGACGGTCTCGATGACGAGCACGCGGAGGACCTCGAGCCCGTCGCGTGCGACATGTGCCACGACGACGTGGCCGCGATCTACGATCACAGCCTGCACGGCCGGGCCGTGGCGGCCGGAAACCCCGACGCCCCCCGCTGCTGGGACTGTCACGGCGCGCACGACATCCTGCCCCCGTCCGCCGTCGATTCGAGGGTGAACCGCTTCAACATCCCCATCATGTGCGGCAGCTGCCACAAGGAGGGCACCAAGGTCGCCCGGATGTACGACATCCCCCAGGACAGCATCCTCACCCACTATTCCCAGAGCATACACGGCGAAGGGCTGTTCAAGCGCGGACTGACCATCACGGCCGTCTGCATAGACTGCCATACCGCCCACGACGTGCTGCCGCACACGGACCCGGAATCGACAATCTTCCGCGGCAACGTGCCCCGGACGTGCCAGAAGTGCCACGGCCGCATCGAGCAGGTGCATCAGAAGGTGATCGCCGGCGAGCTGTGGGAGGCCGAGCCGCACAAGGTGCCGGTCTGCATCGAATGCCACCAGCCCCACGAGATCCGGCGGGTCTTCTACCAGGAAGGCATGGCCGACCGCGAGTGCCTGGACTGCCACGGCAAGCCCGACCTGACGATCCAGCGCGGGGGCGAGACCTTGTCCCTCTACGTCGACCACGCCGAAACGTCCGGCTCCGCACACGTCAAGGTGGCCTGCGCCCAGTGCCACACGGGTGCCACGCCGTCCCATGCGAGGCCCTGCGCCACCGTCGCGGACAGCGTCGACTGTTCCATCTGCCACGCCGAGGTGGTGGCCGAATACTCCGCCAGTACGCACGGCGAACTGCTCGCGCGGGGGGATCCCGACGCGCCCACCTGCCTGTATTGCCATGGCACCCACGGCATGAAGAAGAAGCAGGATCCGACCTCGCCCACCTACGTGAGCAAAATCGCCGGGCTCTGCGGCGAGTGCCACGGCGTCGGCGGCGTGGCGGCCGAGCGCTACGAGGGCGATGCCAGGGGCATGGTGGAGAACTACTCGGCGAGCGTCCACGGCAGGGCCGTGCAGGACAAGGGGCTCGTAGTCGCGGCCACCTGCTCCGACTGCCACACCGCCCACTCGGTTCGCCGGCAGAGCGACCCCGCCTCGAGCATCCACCGCAGCAACATCGTGCCCACCTGCTCGCAGTGCCACGAGGGCATCTTCGAGATCTTCAAGACCAGCATCCACTTCACGGGGAAGGGCCGGGACGGCTTCGAGCTGCCCATGTGCGACGACTGCCATACCTCGCACGAGATCAGCAACACCAAGCTGAACAGGTTCAAGCTCGCCCTGGTGCAGCACTGCGCCCACTGCCACGAGGACATCACCGAGTCGTACTTCGAGACCTTCCACGGTAAGGTCGTGGATCTGGGCTTCACGGCCACGGCCAAGTGCCAGGACTGCCACGGCTCCCACGACATACTGCCTAAAGCCGACCCCGCCTCGACCATCTCGCGGGAGAACATCGTCGCCACTTGCGCCCAGTGCCACGAGGGGTCGCACCAGCGCTTCGCCGACTTCCTGCCCCACGCCACGCATCACGACCGCGAGAAGTATCCGTTCATCTTCTGGACCTGGCGCCTCATGACCACCCTGCTGATCGGCACCTTCGCCTTCTTCGGCCTGCACACCCTGATGTGGCTGCCCCGGTCGTTCATGGCCATGAAGCACGGCCGCGAGATCCGGCAGCAGTCCAAGGGCAGGAAGGAGGTCGAGCGGTTCTCGGTCGTGCAGCGCAACCTGCACATCCTGGTGATCATCAGCTTCCTCAGCCTCGCCGTGACCGGCATGACGTTGAAGTTCTCGTACCTCCCGTGGGCCCGGGCCATCTCCCACTTCCTGGGCGGATTCGAGAGCGCGGGCCTGATCCACCGCATCGCGGCGGTCGTGACCTTCTTCTACTTCGGGCGCCATCTGGCCGACGTCCACCAGCGCCGGCGCCGGTCCGGCCTGAGCTGGAAGGACTTCCTGCTCGGCGACAACTCGATGCTGCCGAAGAAGCAGGACCTGATCGAGTTCGGGCAGACCTTCAGGTGGTTCGTCGGGGCGGGACCGCGTCCGCGCTACGGCCGCTGGACCTACTGGGAGAAGTTCGACTACTTCGCGGTCTTCTGGGGCGTGGCCATGATCGGTTTCACCGGTTTGACCTTGTGGTTCCCCGAGGTCTTCACGCGGCTGCTGCCCGGTTCGTTCATCAACATCGCCACGATCATCCACTCGGACGAGGCCCTGCTGGCGACCGGCTTCATCTTCACGGTGCACTTCTTCAACACCCATTTCCGTCCGGACAAGTTCCCCATGGATCCGGCGATCTTCACGCGCCGGGTGCCCCTGGAGGAGTTGAAGGAGGACCGTCCGCGCGAGTACGAGAATCTCGTGGTATCCGGCGAACTCGAGGGCCTGCTGGTCGATCCTCAGCCCGAGAACCGGACGAAGTGGTTCAGGATCTTCGGCTTCACGGCCCTGGCGATCGGCTTGACGCTCATCGTGCTGATCATCTGGGCCGAGCTCATCGGCTACGGCTAG